The DNA window AAATGTTTACTGATCCTGAATTTACAGTAACTTACTTTAAAAGTACCAATTATAATATCGCGAAGTTTACTCCCAAATCTGCTCAGTTATTAAAATATATCAGACAGATCGAGCTGTATTTCCCTAAAAACGAATCTACTGTTGCACAGGTTAATATGTTGGAAGCATCTGGGGATACTACGAATATTGTTTTCAAAAACACGAAGATCAATGCGCCGATTTCTGCTTCAGAGTTTTCTCTATAGTATTCTTTTTTTATTGTTTATATCCTGTAAAACCTATCAGCTTACAGATGTAAAAACGATTCCTAATTCCGAGAAAGAAATTGAAAACTTATACTTTTCTTCTAAAGAAGATTACGTCTATAAATGTCAGATCGATATTTATAAGAACCATATCAGTGGAATTTTGATTGTTAAAAAAATAAGTAAAACAAAGCACCGTGTTGCATTAACTTCAGATTTTGGAAATAAACTTATCGATTTTGAAATCTCTGATCAGGATTTCAAGATTAATTATATCATTCCTGATTTAGATAAAAAAATCGTTAAAAATTTTTTACGAAATGATTTCCAGCAACTTTTGAAACAGAAATATCCTGTAAGTGAAAGTTTCGAAAATACCAATTCAAGGATTTATCTTTCTCAGACGGATGATAAAAAGTATTATCTGTTCTTTAATAAAGAAAATGGTTTACTCAGTCAGATCATGTTTACTAAGAATAATAAACCAAAAATCGATTTTAGTTTTGAGGCAAAAAAACATATATTCGCGGATAGTATAAATCTTCAACACAAAGATTTTAAGATCAATATAAAGCTATTTCAAATAACAGAAACCGAGTAAAAAATGCAGACCATTCTTACAGACTTTTACACCTTACAATCTTACGAGAAAGCTGAAAACGGAAGTTTCATTGCAAACATTACGTTAAACAAGGATCACGATATTTTCAAAGGCCATTTTCCAGGAAATCCGGTAACTCCCGGAGTATGTATGATGCAGATTGTAAAGGAACTTACTGAAGAGTTTACGGGTTTAAAATTATTTTTAAAAACGGCTTCCAATGTGAAGTTTATGGCGATCATTAATCCGTTTGAAACTCCAGATCTGATGGTACAATTGGACATCAATGAAACCGAAGACGAGGTTAAAGTAAAAAATACAACTTTATTTGGCGAGACAATTGCATTAAAAATGTCAGTTAATTATAAAAGACAAACTTTATGAAACTGATCTTATCATTGGTAACAGCTTTTCTTTTTTTCTTTCAATCTTCAGATTTAGAGGCCTTAAGAAATAGCTATGCGAAAGCAAATCAATCCAACGCCAATATACAGGCTTTCATCAGTGTGGCTGAAAAACAGTCTTCATCAGATCCTATCATTTCTGGTTATAAAGCAGCAGCACAAATCATGGCAGCTAAAGTAACCACGGAAAAAGGAAAGAGGAAATCATTTGTAAAAACAGGGGCAACAAGTCTTGAAAGTATTATAAAAAGTAATCCTAATAACATTGAATTAAGAGTGATCCGCTTAAGTGTTCAGGAAAACATTCCTAAAATCGTTGGATATCATTCCAGTTTAAAAGATGATAAAGCATTCATTTTGAGCAACTACAGCAAACAAAGTTCGGCTTTAAAAAGCTATGTTCAGAAATTTGCAGCACAGTCTAAAACTTTTACCTCTGCAGAAAAAGCTTCGCTAAAATAAAACAATGACCCTTCCTGAAGTACAAAATGCAATTTCCGAAAAGAAAATTTGTATTTTAATTCCCACATACAACAATGAAAAAACTCTAAACAGAGTTATTGATGGAGTATTGGGCTATACCCCTGATATTATTGTCGTTAACGACGGCTCTACCGACTCTACGACTCAAATATTAAACAGTTATCCCGAGATCACGATCATCTCATTACAAGAAAACAAAGGAAAAGGAAATGGTTTAAAAACAGGATTCAGAAAGGCAAAACAATTAGGCTATCGTTATGCTATAACCATAGATTCTGATGGGCAACATTACCCTGATGATATTCCGGTTTTTGTTGAAGCCCTAATGAATGAGAAGGAAGATGTTTTATTGATCGGTAATCGAAATATGTCTCAGAACGGTATTCCAAAG is part of the Chryseobacterium paludis genome and encodes:
- a CDS encoding 3-hydroxyacyl-ACP dehydratase; this encodes MQTILTDFYTLQSYEKAENGSFIANITLNKDHDIFKGHFPGNPVTPGVCMMQIVKELTEEFTGLKLFLKTASNVKFMAIINPFETPDLMVQLDINETEDEVKVKNTTLFGETIALKMSVNYKRQTL